Part of the Vanacampus margaritifer isolate UIUO_Vmar chromosome 12, RoL_Vmar_1.0, whole genome shotgun sequence genome, AGACTGCATCTCACCTGTGTGACCCTGACAACGAGcactgtagaaaatggatggacggaaaaTAGTACTAAACTATAATACTTCAGATCACTTGACTAAACAAATCGCAGATTTTGCTCCAGTGCTAATTTTAACCAAATCAAACTTGTCAACATATCCGTAAAGTGTCAgccttgtgattgactggtgatctaatttccttaactcattcactgccattgacggctatagacgtcaaaaatcattataactatttctactaattcaaaaaaaaaaaaaaaaaaacaagagtatgaaaacctagaaaaaaaaattcttgtaaatttagaacggatataaaatttgtaattaatcgtgagttaactagtaaagtcatgtgattaattacaattttaaaaaattaatcgcctgacgggcctaattaaaaaaaatatatattaaaaataaggggcgtttaatcataattaatcgcatgataatattatatctgttattaatgtacattaaaaaaaaaggggttcataaaaaatgaaatgaaaaattgttaaactaatagaaatagttcacatgaatttttgacgtctatagtcgtcaatggcagtgaatgagttaaaggggcaTGATACAAAtttgagtgttaaaataaccGTATATTTCACCCTAacgttttaaaaattgtataatGGACAGGACAATGGTTGTTGCCCCTATTTTCCAGTAGAGTCAAATACTGATGAGGGTACGAACCCGAGCGTGACGTCAGACGTGTGCTATCTCTCCGCGGTCAAAAGCGCTGGAAGTGTGCGCGCCAGGGGacataaaaatgtgtcaaaacaataataaacgaAGACTGCAGTGCGACCCTCCGTCTCCCGGTAGCTCCTTTTGTTCGACCATCGAGCCGAAACTTTGGCGATGTGCAACGGGAGTATTTCCAAGAGGCGAACTGTTTTAAGATGGGATATTATGAGGTTCTGAGGGACAAAAAGACACGAGAATATTCTGTAATATGGGTCCGGAAATATACTGGTCAAACAGTCTAGTGCTGGTCAAATGTAATTCATGGAATCAATACGCAGTCTCTTAAATAGCCATTAGTGCTGAAGACAGCTTTTTCACAAAGTGCTATTCCAAACCAAAACGCCacccacaaaaacaaatgaacatCAAGTCTAAGCAGTCGGTGCAGAAATTCAGTTAAATGTATAACACTTTGATTGTTAACATGAAGCCAGAAGCAGGAGACTTGGAAGTCTTGGGTCCCTGCTGGTCTCTTGTTCTGGCTTGCCGCCTAAATATAGATCGTCCACAGCACCTGTTGCCCTTGCTGCTTTCAAAGGGGATTTCAATAATTGTGTTGATGTTTAAAAAGCTTTTACAGAGCCTGTTCTGACCGATATTAAAAATAGTTTATAACCCTGCTGCATCGTTGAGCTGCCTCACAGCTTGCATTTTCCCttcccacagttttttttttttgtggcgccGCAGacgctgcagttacgctttaggccagtgGTGGCAGTCACGTGTAAAAAATACTAAAGATATCAGAACATCTTCCATCTGTTTtccgcaggggtgctggagcctatcccagctattttttatttatttaaaatgaggaACATTCATGAAATATGGATATAAAATGAATAGGACAAAGTAATATCAAGAGATGGACCAAAtatgaataaatgacttttgatttgtgtcatatttgatacatccggtcacaatgctttaaatttataactgtcaaaagatattataataaatagatatagcaaacatattagtatttccaaaaatcagaaagaacatttcctaTTATTTTTAAGTGTCAATCGGggtgatcttgcaaggtcgctggaaaagccatctgctgggtgatactgccctctagtggactATCTGTGCAAAtcattatactcatgaaataaacggctcaaaatgtcttgcatttaaatatgatacgtttggcttagATATTTTCTGAAATAATGACTTTACTCCTCTGTTAGTTTAGACGACTGATGGCACATACCGACTTTGTAGAAATATGTATTACGTTGCCACCCAAATATATAATGGATTATACAATATAaacattgtgtttaaaaaaaaaaaaaaaaggttaaagacAATGATGCAAATGTGATGTCGCTTTGAAGATCGTGTTTACTAATCTTTAGCACTGATGTCATCCCTTTTGAAGCGCACGGTCAATGGTATGTGatgacctattttttttaaccgtctaggttttcatacattttgttgaTTAGTTAAATGGATTAGATTACAAACAGAAACAGAGCCAATTTCTACAATATGTTGGGGATGTGCACGAAGAGCCAAATAGCCAAAGAAGAAGACATTAGAAAATTAAAATGGTGCGGatacaatattttcttttgtttacatttacaagGCAGGGCAGAATGTAACATTAATTTCACAGTGAATAATGTAAATCTGAATGAGGGGTTGGACATCCGTGTTGCGTTCCTAAGTGGTCCAAGTGTATCTGCCATGCACTAGCAAGTCTATCTACAGGAAGCAAAACACTTACGGTAGGTAAGCTACTGTATATAGTGGACGTCCCCTGGGGGGGGGTCTCAGTGTTGTGTTATGAtgtagagtgtgtgtgtgcgtgcgtgcgtctaaGCAGACCCAGAGCACATTTGTGGAGCATCAAGGCAGGACGGGCGCTTTCTGCGCCAACCGGGGTGCAACGGCGGAAGCAGAAGAGGACGGTGGAGGAGGGAGAAATATGAGATCCACGATGGACAAGCAAGCCGTCAGCCCCATCGAGTGGTTTTGGAAGCTGCTTCCTCATGTGATGTTGTGCCTGTCTCTGGTGGTTTACGCAGTGCTGGGCGCGCTTTTGTTCCAATACGTTGAAGGGAAAGCAGCTCCCGCCAAACAGGAATACCACAGCTTCTTGGGAAACATTATCCGGCATGTGCAGAATCTCTCCAGTACGTTTGACAAATAATGCTGAcattgcattttcattcatttaactaTATCAACTGATTGTCTCTAATCCTGATTTAAATGTAACTATATGAATTGTGCCTTCTGCTGCAGGTTAACTAACTTGTCGTGTTCATATCACGAACTTCATCGCTTCACCCAAGTGATCTTAaccgttttgtttttaactctagATAATTCACCGTACAGCCACCAAAACATGGTGGAGGATTTGGATGATAAAATGAAAGACGGTTTTCAGACGGTATGGCTCCAACATCCCGACAGCTGGACTTTCTTTGGATCCATGTTCTTCGTGTGCACGGTCTTCACAACGGTTGGTGAGTGCTCGCAAATGGATAAGCCTAAAAATGATTCATTACTACCAATAGAATAGTCACGGTCATAAACAGTGTATCTCCAACTGTTTATGATGCTGTTTGTatatgtgcaatataaataTGCCAACTATATTTTGATACAATTTAAAGTCAGCtcaaacaaaactaaactgCCTTTATTATGACATTGAACCGATTATCATTATTACTTAACACCCCAAAAATCTCAGCAACAGCCGTGGCTAAGCAAAAGTCTAAAAAGACTTGGGAGTACCTGAACTGAAaccaaataatatttaatactcTTATTTATAACTTAATCCCATtgtggtatttttaaaaataactgtataactttgtgcagtttaattagggtgaccatattaactcattcactgccattgacggctatagacgtcaaaaattgatttgagttattagtttcacattttttttttccacagtatgaaaacctttaaaaacaaaatgattgtacattaaaacagatataaaatttgtgattagtcttgagttaactagtgaagtcatgtgattaattacaataaaaaaatcccctaatgcccccaatttaaaaaagaaaaagaaaagattattttaaaaaaattgtgggggggtcagacgattacatttcttaaattgtaattaatcgattaatcacacattttatatctgttataaatgcacactaaaaaaaaaatctaggttttcatactctaacaaaagtgggaaaaaatgtgaaactagtatagttcaaataaatttttgacgtctatagccgtcaatggcagtgaatgagttaaccccccccccccccccaaaaaaaaaagagggcacttgccccggccttgaaatgtaaaatgtaaaagtttttttcacctcttattagtcacgcaatgccaaccggacattttcaggAATTTATGAAACCTCCGGACGCCCCCGAACAGcacgtaagaaaatggtctatcaaaaagaggacgtttggtcaccctactgtaaaaaaacgaatcTCCATAAATTCAGTAttgtacttgtatttttttttttttcccaaactgATTTATTGCAGTTTTTGCTTCTTTCGGCATTAATGTATGcattaaaagtacatttgtgtCATCAGTCTGTTGTTAGAATGAGTAATTAAGTCAGCTAATGGTGCTAATGGCCGACAACTCAAACAGGAGAGAATAATGTTTCTGCGTCACCACAAAAAGCTTATGAGAGCAAGTCAGGGGTTAAAGGCACATTTCCTTCCTCTGTTGATGGTTGGAAAATGATTAAGCAACATCATGCGTTCAAATCATTTCAGTGCACTGTTTCAACTAGATAATTATCTCCCGTATGAAAGTGGAGGAAAGAAATCAGTTAATGGAATCTTTTACTCAGCATTTCTCATCTGATAGTTCATTTTGCCATAGTGCTCAAGAGGAGACATGCTGGAAGGAAGCTGCTGGAGGCTTTCTATAGAAGGGGTGGACATtatcggtcctcgagggccggagtcctgtgGGTTCAAGAACGTTCCCTCCTCCGACACACttgattccaatgaacagggtcggtatcaggcttatgcaggaGCTGACAATATAAATCAGGTGTGtaggaggagggaaacatcgaaaacctgcaggactccggcacTCAAGGACCACGTTTGCAAAATGCAAGTTGCACAAAAAGGGATACTGGTAATAGAAACACAGAAATTTAGAGAAAATTCTCATATCGCAAAAACGTTTCTACGATCTCgtgaggtggtttttgagacgtgtcgcACTCGAATTATTTTGCAAAAGCGtaatggaaactttttttttttttgcatttccagTAGTCATGTGACCATAGCATACACGAGTTGTAACACCAACACCAAATGCCCGATCCcgagagatgtttttaaaggaaTCGTAAAAACTCCGGGAATCCATCTTCCGTAAACAAACAACACGAGTACCTCctacaaaaattacaaaatctCGCGAGACGGCACGTTACGAGAATTACGTCTCAGAAGTGCAAcgctctttaactcattcactgccattgacatcaaaaattaatttgaactatttttattagtttaacattttttccacttttgttaagagtatgaaaacctttttgtacatttagatcagatataaaatttgtgattaatcatgagttaactattgaagtcatgcgattcattacaaataaaaaatgtcatcgcctgacgacctatttttttttataatcttttctttttttttttaaataatcttttttttttcaaaaagaaaaaagaaaataaaaaaattatcttttttcaaaaaaagaaaagattattaaaaatgatggcgtcaggcgattacaattttaatgtaattaatcgcatgactagttaactcgtgattaatcacaaattttttatctggtctaaattttttccctaggttttcatactcttgttaacaaaagtggaaaaaaaaagtgaaactaatagaaatagttcaaatgaatttttgacgtctatagccgtcaatggcaatgaataagCTAATGGTCGAAATTGTACTTACAATACTTATagaaatatcgcttttatttttgcgaaaaacGGTCATTTCTCCCGCTTATCTCCCGATTTAACAGCAAAGTCAAAATTATTTGCCACAATATTTGACACAGTATCTGCCAACCCTGGCCTGGTCGAACCTGGGGGCAGCAGTAGTGTCGATCTGTCATTTGGtacccaccatgtttatgttGTCAAAGTACacaatagttcaaatgtttttggggtaacgtgtggcagtaaaagagttagcAGTCTTCTGCCCTAgtgtacaatacagtatataattaaaacactaaaaaaaaaactctttacaTTGCAGCACTGTATATTTGCATGTTCTTGTTGAGAGCATTGAACACTTGAAGTGTTAATTTtgttgcacctccttttgcaggCTACGGGGCCATTTATCCAGTCACCCTACCTGGTAAGGTGTTGTGTGTCTTGTACGCTATGGTGGGCATTCCGCTCATGCTTTTAGTCATGCTTGATATCGGGGACTTCCTTGCTACGCTGCTGACCAACGCATATGTTCATATTCACGCCTTCTTCAAAGTCCTGCGCTCACACAGTTGTCGCCGGCTGAGTGCTCGCAAGAAAGAACGGGAGTCAAACCATCGGACCTTGGAAGACGGCACCGCTGTTTTCAGCCGTGACCTTGTGCTTCACGAACAACTCGACATCCGGGAAGAGTTGCAAAGTCAAGTGAACGTGATGTCCAATTCCATGCAGATCCAAAAAAATCGAGAAATCTTTGAGTTGATTCTCGCCAAAGAGAATTTCCAGCCAAAGGGGCCCCGACTCAGGAGCATGTCCTGCCCGGAACTGAATCAAATGCCGCCGTTGCCCAAAGGATTTGCCATTTGGGACTTGACAGGAATCGGAGATACGATGGAAACGCTGAATGTACCGTTTGTGCTTATTCTTTTCATAGTGTTCGCGTATATTTTTCTTGGAGGTTTGATTTTGCCAGTGTGGGAGACAGAAATGAAGGGATTCGACCCTTACTATTTCTGTTTTATCACCCTCACCACTATTGGTTTTGGAGACATTGTGCCTCATCATCCCAATTTCTTCATGCTCACCTCACTCTTCATCATTTCCGGCATGGCCGTCATGTCAATGGCATTTAAGCTAAGCCAGACGCGGCTCGTAAACTGCTACCGCCTCTGCATCAAGATGATAAGCATCGGAAACagtaatgaagacaaaagtaaGCCACGAGGGCTGTCTGATGTTTAAAAGGCtcgtaaccagaaggtcggctgttcgatccccgctctccccgaAAGTCATGTGTCATTGAGTGGTgatcggaggggccgtaggcgcacactggcagcctcgcTCCTGTCAGCCTGCCCCGGGGGCAGCTGGGGCTACTTGAGGAGCTTA contains:
- the kcnk18 gene encoding potassium channel subfamily K member 18 isoform X1, which encodes MRSTMDKQAVSPIEWFWKLLPHVMLCLSLVVYAVLGALLFQYVEGKAAPAKQEYHSFLGNIIRHVQNLSNNSPYSHQNMVEDLDDKMKDGFQTVWLQHPDSWTFFGSMFFVCTVFTTVGYGAIYPVTLPGKVLCVLYAMVGIPLMLLVMLDIGDFLATLLTNAYVHIHAFFKVLRSHSCRRLSARKKERESNHRTLEDGTAVFSRDLVLHEQLDIREELQSQVNVMSNSMQIQKNREIFELILAKENFQPKGPRLRSMSCPELNQMPPLPKGFAIWDLTGIGDTMETLNVPFVLILFIVFAYIFLGGLILPVWETEMKGFDPYYFCFITLTTIGFGDIVPHHPNFFMLTSLFIISGMAVMSMAFKLSQTRLVNCYRLCIKMISIGNSNEDKSKPRGLSDV
- the kcnk18 gene encoding potassium channel subfamily K member 18 isoform X2; its protein translation is MRSTMDKQAVSPIEWFWKLLPHVMLCLSLVVYAVLGALLFQYVEGKAAPAKQEYHSFLGNIIRHVQNLSNNSPYSHQNMVEDLDDKMKDGFQTVWLQHPDSWTFFGSMFFVCTVFTTVGYGAIYPVTLPVLRSHSCRRLSARKKERESNHRTLEDGTAVFSRDLVLHEQLDIREELQSQVNVMSNSMQIQKNREIFELILAKENFQPKGPRLRSMSCPELNQMPPLPKGFAIWDLTGIGDTMETLNVPFVLILFIVFAYIFLGGLILPVWETEMKGFDPYYFCFITLTTIGFGDIVPHHPNFFMLTSLFIISGMAVMSMAFKLSQTRLVNCYRLCIKMISIGNSNEDKSKPRGLSDV